Proteins from a genomic interval of Rosa chinensis cultivar Old Blush chromosome 2, RchiOBHm-V2, whole genome shotgun sequence:
- the LOC112187211 gene encoding GDSL esterase/lipase At5g63170, protein MAAFMLLDEGSGHLGRHSHQREGEGDQQCAASSPETMEARSRSTSKPSSTSPATRRGSTSWPELLGASAVANISKSLFIISVGSNDIFEHYDANDTSTGQNYITTLISTYETHLRNLYELGARRFGIISVGALGCCPILRSKYGGCCLEPMNRDAQLFYTALRDLLQKLSSECKGLMYALGDSYDMSKYILDHPDKSGN, encoded by the exons ATGGCGGCATTTATGTTGCTGGACGAAGGCTCTGGACATCTCGGACGACATAGCCATCAACGCGAAGGCGAAGGTGATCAGCAATGCGCGGCTAGCTCGCCTGAAACCATGGAAGCACGATCAAGGTCGACTTCGAAACCTTCATCGACGAGTCCAGCAACAAGAAGAGGGTCGACATCATGGCCTG AATTACTGGGTGCGAGTGCCGTCGCAAATATCTCCAAGTCTCTCTTCATTATCAGCGTTGGAAGCAATGACATCTTCGAACATTATGATGCTAACGATACTAGTACTGGGCAAAACTACATTACCACTCTCATCTCCACCTACGAAACTCATCTAAGG AATTTATATGAGCTAGGAGCCAGAAGATTTGGGATTATTAGTGTTGGGGCACTCGGGTGCTGTCCGATCCTACGTAGTAAATATGGAGGTTGTTGTTTGGAGCCCATGAATAGGGATGCTCAGTTGTTCTATACTGCACTCCGAGACCTCTTGCAAAAGTTGAGTTCAGAGTGCAAAGGGTTGATGTATGCACTTGGAGATTCATATGATATGTCAAAATATATTCTCGACCACCCCGATAAATCTGGTAATTAA